A window of [Ruminococcus] lactaris ATCC 29176 genomic DNA:
GGCCAGTCTCCTCTGCGGGAATTTGGTAAAGCACATTGGCATGATCCACATGGGCAGTGGAACCTTCTCTGGACGTATAGTAGTTGGAAACATCAAAGGTTCCATCTGAGGTGATTACGGTACCGCCAGCAGAGAACATTCCCTGCTCGGCAATCGCCAATACACCTTCCGGAATACTGGGCTGTTCCACGATGGTCTCAGGTTCACTTGTGGAAGCGGTGTTTTCAGCAGCCTGCTGACCACAAGCCACCAGGGATAATGTCATGATGCCTGCCAAAAGCAATGCGGCAAATCTGGATTTCATATATGATTTCCTCCTGTCATTTAAATTTCTCTCTGATTATTTCTGCTCGTCTACCGGAGGAACCATAGCTGCATACCGTTGCAGCAGTTCCGGTGTGCTGGTGTAGTAGCGCACATTCTTATCCATAATGGAAATCTGTGCCATCTCCCATGCTGTCAGGCTGAAATCGAACAGGTCAAAGTTGTCCTGAATGTGGGCAGGGCTCTTGGAGCCGGGAATCACGATATTGCCCGCCTGAATGTGCCAGCGCAGAATAATCTGGGCACTGGATTTCCCGTACTTTTTGCCCAGTTCCTGAAACAGGGGTTCCTCAAGCAGAGCCTTGTCCCCGTGCCCCAGGGGATACCATGCCTGAATGACGATACCTTCCTTCTTGAGGTAATCTTTCAGCTTCTTCTCCTGATAGTAAGGATGCACCTCGGTTTGCAAAACTACAGGCTTTACCTCACAGATATCCAGAATCTCACGAATCTGAGACTGGCTAAAATTGGACAGACCGATGGCCTTGACCTTGCCCTCTGTGTAGGCTTTCTCCATCAGCTTGTAACCGGCGATATAGTTTCCAGCGGGCTGGTGGATGAGCAGCAGGTCAATGTAGTCGGTGTCCAGCCGCTCCAGTGTCTTTTCCACAGCATCAGACTGCTCGTAGAAGGCAGGCCACAGCTTGGTTTCCAGAAAAATCTCCTCTCTGGACACGCCGGACTTCTTCATTGCACGACCTACGGCCTTTTCATTGACATAGGCGTTTGCCGTGTCGATCAGGCGATAGCCACACGCCAGCACATTGAGGACGGATGCTTCCGCCTCGTCCGGGGTCAAAAGAAAGGTTCCAATACCTGCCATAGGCATCTTAATTCCATTGTTCAAAGTAACATATTCCATTATTGATTCCTCCTTAACATTTTTTGACAATTCTTGATCCGCCGAACACTTCGGACATGGGAATGGTGTCCAAAGCATCATCCAACGCAGAGACTTCGGACGGCGTCAGTACCACATCGGCTGCACCCGCATTTTCTCTCAACTGCTCCAACTTTCTTGTGCCGGGAATCGGTACGATCCAGGGCTTTTTGCAGAGCATCCACGCCAAAGAAAGCTGCGCTAGCGTGGCGTTTTTCTCCCTTGCCATATCTTGCGGCAGTGCCAGCAGTTTCTGATTCTGATCCATCGCCTCGGCTGTAAATTCCTCCAGTACAGGGAACAGTACCTCATGCCACCGGGCCATCATGGAACAACGGTTTTGAATTGCCATGACACCTGCCACTTCCTCTATGGGGACGTTCGGATCGGTTCGGGCTGTGTAGTCCTGGGGATTCTTGATCGACGCGCGCAGATCGCGGATCACGCCCCGCATCAGAGCCTCTGAAATATCATCGGATACGTTTTCCTCATTGTGAAACGGTTCTGATTTATCATCTACATTATAAAAAAATCGAGACTCCAACAGAAGTCTCGATTACTTATGCAGTATAAACCCAAAAGTTAATACTAAATATTTCGTTATAATTCCATGACAGCAGGAATCGCCTGTAAGAATCGCTGCACAGTTTTTGATGGTTCGGGGGCGTGCAGAATTCCAAAGGGAATTGTATAATTCCAATCTACAGGCAGAATTTTCAGCAACGGATG
This region includes:
- a CDS encoding aldo/keto reductase, giving the protein MEYVTLNNGIKMPMAGIGTFLLTPDEAEASVLNVLACGYRLIDTANAYVNEKAVGRAMKKSGVSREEIFLETKLWPAFYEQSDAVEKTLERLDTDYIDLLLIHQPAGNYIAGYKLMEKAYTEGKVKAIGLSNFSQSQIREILDICEVKPVVLQTEVHPYYQEKKLKDYLKKEGIVIQAWYPLGHGDKALLEEPLFQELGKKYGKSSAQIILRWHIQAGNIVIPGSKSPAHIQDNFDLFDFSLTAWEMAQISIMDKNVRYYTSTPELLQRYAAMVPPVDEQK
- a CDS encoding aldo/keto reductase gives rise to the protein MESRFFYNVDDKSEPFHNEENVSDDISEALMRGVIRDLRASIKNPQDYTARTDPNVPIEEVAGVMAIQNRCSMMARWHEVLFPVLEEFTAEAMDQNQKLLALPQDMAREKNATLAQLSLAWMLCKKPWIVPIPGTRKLEQLRENAGAADVVLTPSEVSALDDALDTIPMSEVFGGSRIVKKC